A genomic window from Candidatus Nitrosotenuis uzonensis includes:
- a CDS encoding cobyrinate a,c-diamide synthase: protein MNVPRLVVGGATSGVGKTSITCSIIHALRKRGYSVQPFKVGPDYIDPSYLSAAAGNAARNLDSWIMGDEAVMRSFVKNSTSDISIIEGVMGYYDGFSGASDFSSTHHVASILQAPSILVLDASRTARSIAATALGYTKFHRNSRIAGFILNKIGSKKHEMMCREALATLKIPILGCIPKNQSLSLESRHLGLIPATEQTEIRQKISKMSCEISKFIDVDSIALIASKAPMLAYQKETKDKKPQITIAVALDKSFNFYYYDNFDALKRHGAKIEFFSPISDARPPPCSGLYIGGGFPEVLGQPLARNQMMKKSIRELAEDSMPIYGECGGLMYLTKSIDYEKKKFQMVGLFDAQTSMEKKMVLNYTSGTAISDCVVATKSSQFFGHEFHYSELKSIPKDAKFAYKMTIGTGIKNKKDGLIEYNTLASYMHLYFARSRHASNFVKHCIKYSRR from the coding sequence CTGAATGTTCCAAGACTTGTAGTGGGAGGAGCCACCAGTGGTGTAGGCAAAACCTCGATTACATGCTCGATTATACACGCATTAAGGAAAAGGGGATATTCTGTTCAGCCTTTCAAGGTTGGGCCAGACTATATTGACCCATCATATCTTTCAGCAGCCGCTGGTAATGCTGCAAGGAATCTTGATTCCTGGATAATGGGCGATGAAGCAGTGATGAGAAGCTTTGTGAAAAACTCCACATCGGATATCTCCATAATAGAGGGAGTCATGGGATATTATGACGGCTTTTCTGGGGCATCCGATTTTTCAAGCACACATCATGTCGCATCCATCCTGCAGGCTCCATCAATTCTGGTTCTTGATGCAAGTAGGACTGCGCGCTCCATTGCAGCAACCGCACTTGGTTATACAAAATTTCACAGAAATTCCAGAATTGCAGGGTTTATTCTCAACAAGATTGGCAGCAAAAAGCACGAGATGATGTGCCGCGAGGCGCTTGCCACGCTTAAAATTCCTATTCTTGGCTGTATACCAAAAAACCAGTCTCTTTCACTGGAATCAAGGCATCTGGGTCTGATTCCGGCAACGGAGCAGACCGAAATAAGACAAAAGATAAGCAAAATGTCGTGCGAGATCTCCAAATTCATAGATGTGGACAGCATCGCCTTGATTGCAAGCAAGGCACCAATGCTTGCATACCAAAAGGAAACCAAAGACAAAAAGCCACAGATAACTATCGCCGTGGCACTTGACAAATCGTTCAATTTCTACTATTACGACAACTTTGATGCACTAAAAAGACATGGAGCAAAAATAGAGTTTTTTAGCCCTATATCTGATGCCAGACCTCCGCCGTGTTCTGGGCTGTACATAGGGGGAGGCTTCCCAGAGGTACTGGGTCAGCCTCTGGCAAGAAACCAAATGATGAAAAAATCAATCAGGGAGCTTGCAGAGGACTCGATGCCCATATATGGTGAATGTGGAGGTTTGATGTACCTTACCAAATCAATTGACTATGAGAAGAAAAAGTTTCAGATGGTCGGACTGTTTGATGCACAGACAAGCATGGAAAAGAAGATGGTGCTCAACTATACCAGTGGAACTGCAATCTCGGACTGCGTTGTTGCAACAAAATCATCGCAATTCTTCGGCCATGAATTCCATTACTCTGAGCTAAAATCGATTCCAAAGGATGCTAAATTTGCTTACAAGATGACTATAGGGACTGGAATAAAAAACAAAAAAGATGGGCTAATCGAATACAACACGCTTGCATCATACATGCATCTTTACTTTGCTCGGAGCAGACATGCAAGCAACTTTGTCAAACACTGCATAAAATATTCAAGAAGATGA
- the cobO gene encoding cob(I)yrinic acid a,c-diamide adenosyltransferase yields the protein MGDDNGLVIVYTGKGKGKTTAALGVAFRATGHGMRTCMIQFIKGSWHYGEMSSSKRLEPEFELTAVGKGFVGIMDDSSPKEDHEKIAKEAIRISKEKILCGKYDIVILDEINYAVNLGLVSVDDVMDLIRNKPKNLSLVLTGNHARDELIDAADLVTEMREVKHPFQRGIRAKKGIDY from the coding sequence ATGGGAGACGATAACGGTCTTGTAATAGTATACACAGGAAAGGGAAAGGGCAAGACCACAGCGGCTCTTGGAGTTGCCTTCAGGGCAACTGGCCACGGTATGAGAACATGCATGATCCAATTCATCAAGGGATCATGGCATTATGGCGAGATGAGTTCATCAAAAAGACTGGAACCCGAGTTTGAGCTTACTGCAGTAGGCAAGGGCTTTGTTGGTATTATGGATGACAGCTCGCCAAAAGAGGATCATGAAAAAATCGCAAAGGAGGCAATCAGAATAAGCAAGGAAAAGATTCTCTGCGGAAAATACGACATTGTGATCTTGGATGAGATAAACTATGCAGTCAATCTTGGACTGGTCTCAGTAGATGATGTCATGGATTTGATAAGAAACAAACCCAAGAATTTGAGCCTAGTTCTGACCGGCAACCACGCACGAGATGAGCTCATAGATGCTGCAGACCTGGTCACAGAGATGAGGGAAGTAAAGCATCCATTCCAGCGTGGAATCCGCGCAAAGAAAGGCATAGACTATTGA